A section of the Arabiibacter massiliensis genome encodes:
- the msrB gene encoding peptide-methionine (R)-S-oxide reductase MsrB, translated as MSARARTLVCTIALAAAAILAGCSNAAPSADGGASTGGSFADLGGDLTYEQAKALPFKQVEPDLGNLHEVYFAGGCFWGVDAYFSLVPGVAETTSGYANGTGENPTYEQVCTGATGFAETVRVRYDPDAVSLQTLVEHYFGLIDPTSVNRQGNDAGTQYRTGIYYADEADLAVLEAAMEAERAAVGKDLAVELAPLSNFYEAEEYHQDYLDKNPGGYCHVDFSELRAFVEEGSLDASLYEKPSEGELRESLSAEQFDVTQNAATEQPFSGEYYDNVEPGIYVDVVTGEPLFSSADQYDAGCGWPSFTKPIDPEVIVEREDGSHGMDRTEVKSRVGDSHLGHVFTDGPAAEGGLRYCINSASLRFVPLEDMDAEGYGDLKPLVEVE; from the coding sequence CCGCGCGCGCCCGCACCCTCGTCTGCACGATAGCCTTGGCGGCCGCTGCGATCCTGGCCGGCTGCTCGAACGCCGCGCCGTCTGCTGACGGCGGCGCCTCGACCGGCGGCTCCTTCGCCGACCTGGGCGGCGACCTCACCTACGAGCAGGCGAAGGCCCTCCCTTTCAAGCAGGTGGAGCCGGATCTAGGCAATCTGCACGAAGTCTACTTCGCCGGCGGCTGCTTCTGGGGCGTGGACGCATACTTCTCGCTCGTGCCCGGCGTGGCGGAAACGACGTCCGGTTACGCGAACGGCACCGGCGAGAACCCCACGTACGAGCAGGTGTGCACCGGCGCCACCGGGTTCGCCGAGACGGTGCGCGTGCGCTACGACCCCGATGCGGTGAGCCTGCAGACGCTGGTCGAGCATTACTTCGGGCTGATCGACCCCACCAGCGTGAACCGCCAGGGCAACGATGCCGGCACGCAGTACCGCACCGGCATCTACTACGCGGACGAGGCCGACCTTGCCGTGCTCGAGGCCGCGATGGAGGCCGAGCGCGCGGCCGTCGGGAAGGACCTGGCCGTGGAGCTGGCGCCGCTCTCCAACTTCTACGAGGCCGAGGAGTACCATCAGGACTACCTGGACAAGAACCCTGGCGGCTACTGCCACGTGGACTTTTCGGAGCTTCGGGCGTTCGTCGAGGAGGGGTCGCTCGATGCGAGCCTCTACGAGAAGCCGAGCGAAGGCGAGCTGCGCGAGTCGCTGAGCGCCGAGCAGTTCGACGTCACGCAGAACGCCGCGACCGAGCAGCCGTTCAGCGGCGAGTATTACGACAACGTCGAGCCCGGCATCTACGTGGACGTGGTCACCGGCGAGCCGCTATTCTCGTCGGCCGACCAGTACGACGCGGGCTGCGGCTGGCCCAGCTTCACCAAGCCCATCGACCCGGAGGTGATCGTCGAGCGCGAGGACGGCAGCCACGGCATGGACCGCACCGAGGTGAAGAGCCGCGTGGGCGACTCGCACCTGGGCCACGTGTTCACCGACGGCCCCGCCGCCGAGGGCGGGCTGCGCTACTGCATCAACAGCGCGTCGCTGCGCTTCGTCCCCCTTGAGGACATGGACGCCGAAGGCTATGGCGACCTGAAGCCCCTGGTGGAAGTGGAGTGA
- a CDS encoding helix-turn-helix transcriptional regulator, which translates to MSTLRVQLGWRIKDLREERGLSQRAFAKRIGMSATYLADVERGARNISLDNIRRIADGFDVSVGELMESLRDYE; encoded by the coding sequence ATGTCCACTTTACGGGTACAGCTTGGTTGGCGCATCAAGGATCTGCGCGAGGAGCGTGGATTGTCGCAGCGCGCTTTCGCGAAGAGGATAGGCATGAGCGCCACGTACCTCGCCGACGTCGAACGCGGCGCTCGCAACATCAGCTTGGACAACATCAGGCGTATCGCTGATGGCTTCGACGTGAGTGTCGGCGAGCTTATGGAGTCACTGCGAGACTACGAATAG
- a CDS encoding helix-turn-helix transcriptional regulator, giving the protein MGFRENLQHLRETRTMTQSELAMLVGVSRQSVTKWEAEKSYPEMDKLIRLCELFECTIDDLVRGDLTGRAPDLARSMPEDAPPVDACGYDEAMRRFAWKLPAGLAMFVVGFGVAAIATSLFAANPSAYPYLAYLLCAAVGVGLAASACLGYRRFRREHPYIEDFYTEEQKAAARRSRKRGVLAGVALLAVALFLASTFMLAIVSMFDLWVPVMAVNWMTPFLFWLAIAASFALILHAFLNARRVNVARYNRAAERAADRDADLATTITAALQPKPAEPESD; this is encoded by the coding sequence ATGGGATTCCGCGAGAACCTGCAACACCTACGCGAGACGCGCACCATGACCCAGAGCGAGCTGGCGATGCTGGTGGGCGTGAGCCGCCAGTCGGTGACGAAGTGGGAAGCCGAGAAGAGCTACCCTGAGATGGACAAGCTCATCCGGCTGTGCGAGCTGTTCGAGTGCACGATAGACGACCTCGTGCGCGGCGATCTGACCGGCCGCGCGCCCGACCTTGCCCGCTCGATGCCCGAGGACGCGCCGCCGGTGGACGCGTGCGGCTACGACGAGGCCATGCGGCGGTTCGCGTGGAAGCTGCCGGCGGGTCTGGCAATGTTCGTGGTGGGATTCGGGGTGGCGGCCATTGCCACCAGCCTGTTCGCCGCTAATCCGAGTGCGTATCCCTACCTTGCGTACCTCCTGTGCGCGGCGGTGGGTGTGGGGCTGGCGGCGTCCGCGTGCCTGGGGTATCGGAGGTTTCGCCGGGAGCATCCCTACATCGAGGATTTCTACACGGAAGAGCAGAAGGCCGCCGCGCGCCGCAGCCGGAAGCGCGGGGTGTTGGCTGGCGTTGCACTGCTTGCGGTTGCGCTGTTCCTGGCAAGCACGTTCATGCTCGCCATCGTGAGCATGTTCGACCTGTGGGTGCCGGTGATGGCCGTGAACTGGATGACCCCCTTCCTGTTCTGGCTCGCCATCGCCGCGTCGTTCGCCCTCATCCTGCACGCCTTCCTGAACGCGAGGCGCGTCAACGTGGCCCGGTACAACCGCGCCGCCGAACGAGCCGCCGACCGCGATGCCGACCTGGCTACCACCATAACCGCCGCCTTGCAACCGAAGCCCGCGGAACCAGAAAGCGACTGA
- a CDS encoding ACT domain-containing protein — protein MKCVISVLGKDRSGIVAAVATALAECGANIDDISQTILEDIFSMTMLTTLNPEVADFNTVQERLEQVGADLGVQIIIQREDVFQYMYKI, from the coding sequence ATGAAGTGCGTTATCTCGGTTCTGGGCAAGGATCGCAGCGGCATCGTTGCGGCGGTGGCTACGGCGCTCGCGGAGTGCGGCGCGAACATCGACGACATCAGCCAGACCATCTTGGAGGACATCTTCTCCATGACGATGCTCACTACGCTCAACCCCGAGGTGGCCGACTTCAACACCGTGCAGGAGCGCCTCGAGCAGGTGGGCGCCGACCTCGGCGTGCAGATCATCATCCAGCGCGAGGACGTCTTCCAGTACATGTACAAAATCTAG